A DNA window from Streptomyces asoensis contains the following coding sequences:
- a CDS encoding MFS transporter: protein MDPFEAGAGSILRQPKAVWATAGASVVAFMGIGLVDPILPSIAQGLDATAGQVSLLFTSYFLITAFAMLLTGFVSSRIGGRRTLLLGLALVVVFAALAGTSGSVGELVGFRAGWGLGNALFVSTALAVIVGAAAGGSAAAILLYESALGLGMACGPLLGALLGNASWRYPFFGTAFLMAVGFLCITAFLKEQPKPARRISVLDPLRALGHGGLASAAASAFFYNYTFFTVLAFTPFVLNMTPYRSGAVFFAWGVLLAVFSVLVAPWLQKRFGSLKVLGGSLVLLAADVLALGYGDHTTAVVCTIASGAFIGVNNTVYTELALGVSDAPRPVASAGYNFVRWFAAAAAPYFAPKIEEWTDIRVPFAVAAVTAVLGAVVVVVRRKALTHEAEELEPKHATEDGVTVFAG, encoded by the coding sequence ATGGACCCATTCGAAGCGGGAGCCGGAAGCATCCTGCGGCAGCCGAAGGCGGTGTGGGCGACGGCCGGCGCCTCCGTCGTCGCCTTCATGGGCATCGGCCTCGTCGACCCGATCCTGCCGTCCATCGCCCAGGGGCTGGACGCCACGGCCGGCCAGGTCTCCCTGCTCTTCACCTCGTACTTCCTGATCACCGCCTTCGCGATGCTGCTGACCGGCTTCGTCTCCAGCCGCATCGGCGGCCGCCGGACGCTGCTGCTGGGCCTCGCCCTCGTCGTCGTCTTCGCCGCACTGGCGGGCACCTCGGGCTCGGTCGGCGAACTGGTCGGCTTCCGGGCGGGCTGGGGCCTCGGCAACGCGCTGTTCGTGTCGACCGCGCTGGCCGTGATCGTCGGCGCGGCGGCCGGCGGCAGCGCGGCCGCGATCCTGCTGTACGAGTCCGCCCTCGGCCTCGGCATGGCCTGCGGACCGCTGCTGGGCGCGCTGCTCGGCAACGCCAGCTGGCGCTACCCCTTCTTCGGCACCGCGTTCCTGATGGCGGTCGGCTTCCTGTGCATCACGGCGTTCCTCAAGGAGCAGCCGAAGCCGGCCCGCAGGATCTCCGTCCTGGACCCGCTCAGGGCGCTCGGCCACGGAGGGCTCGCCTCCGCCGCCGCCTCGGCGTTCTTCTACAACTACACGTTCTTCACCGTGCTGGCCTTCACCCCGTTCGTGCTGAACATGACCCCGTACAGGTCGGGTGCGGTGTTCTTCGCCTGGGGTGTGCTGCTCGCGGTCTTCTCGGTCCTCGTGGCACCGTGGCTCCAGAAGAGGTTCGGCTCGCTGAAGGTGCTCGGCGGCTCGCTGGTGCTGCTGGCCGCCGACGTCCTCGCCCTCGGGTACGGCGACCACACCACGGCGGTGGTCTGCACGATCGCGTCGGGCGCGTTCATCGGCGTGAACAACACCGTCTACACGGAGCTGGCGCTCGGCGTCTCGGACGCCCCGCGCCCGGTGGCCAGCGCCGGATACAACTTCGTCCGGTGGTTCGCGGCCGCGGCGGCGCCCTACTTCGCGCCGAAGATCGAGGAGTGGACCGACATCCGCGTCCCGTTCGCCGTCGCGGCGGTCACCGCGGTCCTCGGCGCGGTCGTGGTCGTCGTCCGCCGCAAGGCGCTCACCCACGAGGCCGAGGAACTGGAGCCGAAGCACGCGACCGAGGACGGGGTCACGGTCTTCGCCGGCTGA
- a CDS encoding suppressor of fused domain protein: MAEVLPLVEARLRSALGEPDARAAVTFLGTDRLEVLRFRDGDVVRYATLGMSAQPMSDPTAVLADPVKGPRAELVLSVRPGAAATDQVLRPLAVLAASPQVEGVIVAPGSSLDVGEPLWPGAPFTSVLVAEPGGLVEDLALDEPLDPVRFLPLLPMTPNEAAWKRVHGAQALQERWLTNGTDLRDPSRRSVSLD; this comes from the coding sequence ATGGCAGAAGTTCTTCCTCTGGTCGAGGCTCGTTTGCGCAGCGCGCTGGGCGAGCCGGACGCCCGTGCCGCGGTCACCTTCCTCGGCACCGACCGTCTCGAGGTACTGCGTTTCCGCGACGGCGACGTCGTCCGCTACGCCACGCTCGGCATGTCCGCGCAGCCGATGAGCGACCCGACGGCCGTGCTCGCCGACCCGGTCAAGGGTCCGCGCGCCGAGCTGGTGCTGTCCGTCAGGCCCGGCGCCGCCGCGACCGACCAGGTGCTCCGCCCGCTCGCCGTGCTCGCCGCTTCCCCGCAGGTCGAGGGCGTGATCGTGGCCCCCGGCAGCTCGCTCGACGTGGGTGAACCCCTGTGGCCCGGCGCCCCGTTCACCTCGGTCCTGGTCGCCGAGCCGGGCGGTCTCGTCGAGGACCTCGCGCTCGACGAGCCCCTCGACCCGGTCCGCTTCCTGCCCCTGCTGCCCATGACCCCCAACGAGGCCGCCTGGAAGCGGGTGCACGGCGCCCAGGCCCTCCAGGAGCGCTGGCTGACGAACGGGACGGACCTGCGGGATCCGTCCCGCAGGTCCGTGTCGCTCGACTGA